In Leptospira stimsonii, a single window of DNA contains:
- a CDS encoding LIC10025 family lipoprotein gives MKLFVNKESNRPILLCLFVLFLTLNCVQKKPSQAGYWKEYFSYQKTLSNEYPTGGIRNALYGNLTSADESFLQEKEGILSIDFYLHRTDRGFQSVLTTEKVPENSPYKIHVDYFPSSFKDQKTYRMKRRTESILPTFSYLDFFAHVDQLQNFFRSEADLSSRFSKISIAHRYLCSVSHCDLGRSENYSWLMYELNESTGVKFPEFYKKMLKLLNQVSYRITIFKSGDFLNGIELYNEKNKTFLKIPDTPTGYWLKPETLHVRVSLFIQAYGLKIDIRSLGYKLRFYSSKNYEKVTGEFSKLPEKKISGRFLQIFPPGVVNWFIPGDIEEYFDNFFTLLVHGSEGNGGNRFESESRRIGNKVKVTLRSEAEIFRERFKLFQSTNEKDDAPPFFEELERILIEDLQKFPDTGSSS, from the coding sequence ATGAAATTATTCGTAAACAAAGAAAGTAATCGACCAATTCTACTTTGCCTCTTCGTTCTATTCTTAACTTTAAATTGTGTACAAAAAAAGCCGAGTCAAGCCGGTTATTGGAAAGAATACTTTTCTTATCAGAAAACTCTTTCGAATGAATATCCAACCGGCGGAATTAGAAACGCTCTCTACGGAAATTTAACCTCAGCCGATGAATCTTTTTTACAGGAAAAGGAAGGAATTCTTTCCATCGATTTCTATCTTCATCGAACCGATCGTGGTTTTCAATCCGTCTTAACTACGGAGAAAGTCCCGGAAAATTCTCCTTATAAAATTCACGTCGATTATTTTCCCTCTTCTTTTAAGGATCAAAAAACGTATCGAATGAAAAGGAGAACCGAATCGATTCTTCCTACGTTTAGTTATTTGGATTTTTTTGCGCACGTAGATCAGTTGCAAAATTTCTTTCGCTCTGAAGCCGATCTTTCTTCAAGATTTTCGAAAATTTCAATCGCACATCGTTATCTTTGTTCGGTCTCGCATTGCGATCTTGGACGTTCTGAAAATTATTCTTGGCTGATGTACGAACTGAATGAATCGACAGGGGTTAAGTTCCCCGAGTTTTATAAGAAAATGCTTAAGCTCCTCAATCAAGTTTCTTATAGAATCACGATTTTTAAGTCAGGGGATTTTTTAAACGGAATTGAACTCTATAACGAGAAGAACAAAACGTTCCTAAAAATTCCCGATACACCGACTGGCTATTGGCTTAAACCCGAAACGTTGCATGTTCGGGTCTCTTTGTTCATTCAAGCGTACGGATTAAAAATCGATATTAGAAGTTTAGGATATAAGCTCCGTTTTTACTCTTCCAAAAATTACGAGAAGGTAACAGGCGAATTTTCGAAACTTCCCGAGAAAAAAATTAGCGGTCGCTTTTTGCAAATCTTTCCTCCCGGAGTCGTGAACTGGTTTATTCCAGGGGATATTGAAGAATATTTTGATAATTTTTTCACATTGCTTGTACACGGTTCCGAGGGAAACGGGGGCAATCGATTTGAATCGGAATCCAGGCGTATCGGAAATAAAGTGAAGGTTACGCTCCGATCGGAAGCCGAAATTTTTCGAGAACGGTTTAAACTTTTTCAATCTACGAATGAAAAGGACGACGCACCTCCTTTTTTTGAAGAGCTTGAACGAATTCTAATCGAAGATCTTCAAAAATTTCCGGACACAGGATCATCCTCTTAG